In Aliiglaciecola sp. LCG003, a genomic segment contains:
- a CDS encoding branched-chain amino acid aminotransferase produces MAAFGTVFMPEMVLATFDNNQWSEAKFVASDSIQMHPGAHVLHYSSTCFEGLKAFRHADGGVYIFRMDENIKRMQQSSRLLNLPAFTTEQLSSMIIDAVRKYQDEVPQPPGSMYIRPTHIGTEPSIGKAAAPSATSMLYVLLSPVGDYFSGGAKPLRLLLAEDGMRCAPHMGMIKSGGNYASALGPILQAKAQHNADQILFCPDGDVQETGAANFILIDGNEIITKGLDSSFLHGITRATLLTLAADLGMKVSERELPVSELLERAAKPGTEAALSGTAAVLTPVGTLIHHEQEFTVGTGEAGPTTMKLRQALNEIQWGNREDTHGWLTKV; encoded by the coding sequence ATGGCTGCTTTTGGAACAGTTTTTATGCCAGAGATGGTACTTGCTACTTTTGATAATAATCAATGGAGCGAAGCGAAGTTTGTCGCCTCTGACAGCATTCAAATGCATCCTGGTGCCCATGTCCTGCATTATTCCAGCACATGTTTTGAAGGATTGAAGGCATTTCGTCATGCTGACGGTGGCGTGTATATTTTTCGCATGGATGAAAATATTAAACGCATGCAACAAAGTAGTCGTTTACTTAACTTACCGGCTTTCACCACTGAGCAGTTATCGTCGATGATTATTGATGCAGTACGCAAATACCAAGACGAAGTGCCACAACCACCTGGTTCAATGTACATACGGCCCACACATATCGGTACAGAGCCATCAATTGGTAAAGCAGCGGCTCCTTCTGCAACATCTATGTTGTATGTATTGTTGTCTCCTGTGGGGGACTATTTTTCAGGTGGCGCTAAACCTCTTCGCTTATTGTTGGCAGAAGATGGTATGCGCTGCGCACCTCATATGGGCATGATTAAAAGTGGTGGTAACTATGCCAGCGCATTAGGACCTATTTTGCAGGCCAAAGCACAACATAACGCCGATCAAATTTTGTTCTGTCCGGATGGCGATGTACAAGAAACCGGTGCTGCCAATTTTATTTTGATAGATGGCAATGAAATTATCACCAAGGGATTAGATAGTTCATTTTTGCACGGTATCACTCGCGCAACATTGTTAACTTTGGCTGCTGACTTGGGAATGAAGGTAAGTGAGCGCGAACTTCCAGTAAGTGAATTACTTGAACGAGCAGCCAAGCCTGGCACTGAGGCCGCTCTGTCTGGCACTGCTGCAGTACTGACCCCTGTTGGTACCTTAATTCATCACGAACAAGAATTCACGGTTGGAACAGGCGAAGCAGGGCCTACTACCATGAAGCTGCGCCAAGCGTTGAATGAAATTCAATGGGGAAATCGTGAAGACACCCATGGTTGGTTGACTAAAGTCTAG
- the tilS gene encoding tRNA lysidine(34) synthetase TilS, with protein sequence MSKAYLTSLLRDDFDCPARQIVVAYSGGVDSHLLLQLSAELRALFPQHRYLAVYIHHGMSANADQWQAHCQRVCNTLNFPFKSVRVNPADFSGEGLESAARQARYSALIASTEDEGVILLGQHQDDQFETFLLQLKRGAGPKGLSAMPARSQRERGITLVRPFLSIGREQIERLAQECQLEWVEDESNQNLQFDRNFLRQQIIPELKQRWPGVAKSVSRSAGLCADQQCLLEEVVNERLTKMIRNDGAIDIQQLLEYSQSWQNQIVRHWLALQKVPMPSQAVLSELSQFLNAKQDANPQLNWQCWQFRRYQQHLFCIPTPQSVSRVTVYHFVNRQLELPNGLGTLTVRAELDSTLLSELSVRSGSFAQSFKPVDARHSKPLKQWFKQWQIAPWVREQSLQLYLSDKLVGIIVDKHLIMSQNTDEQLCKTVFLSG encoded by the coding sequence ATGTCTAAAGCCTACCTTACATCTTTGCTCAGGGATGACTTTGACTGCCCGGCTCGACAAATTGTAGTGGCCTATAGTGGTGGGGTTGATTCACATTTATTGTTGCAACTTAGCGCAGAATTACGCGCACTGTTTCCACAACATCGCTATTTAGCCGTCTATATTCATCATGGAATGAGTGCTAACGCTGATCAATGGCAAGCGCATTGCCAGCGAGTTTGCAATACCCTCAACTTTCCGTTTAAAAGTGTTCGGGTCAATCCTGCTGATTTTTCCGGTGAAGGGCTGGAAAGTGCCGCCAGACAAGCACGCTATTCGGCATTAATTGCTAGTACAGAGGATGAGGGTGTCATTTTACTTGGTCAACACCAAGATGATCAGTTTGAGACCTTTCTTTTGCAACTTAAACGGGGAGCGGGTCCTAAAGGTTTGTCTGCAATGCCTGCACGCTCGCAGCGTGAACGCGGAATTACATTAGTGCGTCCTTTTTTATCTATTGGCCGCGAACAAATTGAACGGCTCGCTCAAGAGTGTCAGCTCGAGTGGGTGGAAGATGAGTCAAATCAAAACCTTCAGTTTGATCGTAACTTTTTGCGTCAACAGATCATTCCCGAACTTAAGCAACGTTGGCCGGGAGTAGCTAAATCTGTTAGTCGTAGTGCAGGCCTTTGTGCAGATCAGCAGTGCTTGCTGGAGGAAGTTGTCAATGAGCGTCTCACCAAGATGATCAGAAACGATGGCGCTATTGATATCCAGCAACTATTGGAGTACTCACAAAGTTGGCAGAATCAAATTGTCAGACATTGGTTAGCGCTGCAAAAAGTACCCATGCCGTCCCAAGCGGTTTTATCAGAGCTTTCACAATTTTTGAACGCTAAACAAGATGCCAATCCACAGCTAAATTGGCAATGCTGGCAATTCAGGCGCTATCAACAACATCTTTTTTGTATTCCAACCCCTCAATCAGTATCTAGGGTCACGGTATATCACTTTGTTAATAGACAACTTGAGTTGCCCAATGGATTAGGAACACTTACCGTAAGGGCAGAACTTGATAGTACTTTGCTGTCTGAGTTGAGCGTTAGATCCGGAAGTTTTGCTCAGTCATTCAAGCCTGTAGATGCAAGACATTCGAAACCGCTGAAACAATGGTTCAAACAATGGCAAATTGCCCCTTGGGTACGAGAGCAATCTTTGCAATTGTATCTGTCGGATAAACTAGTTGGCATCATCGTGGATAAACACCTCATCATGTCGCAAAATACGGATGAACAGCTTTGTAAGACCGTGTTTTTATCCGGCTGA
- the accA gene encoding acetyl-CoA carboxylase carboxyl transferase subunit alpha yields MSLNYLDFEKPIADLEAKIEELRLVNQGGEFDVSIEEEITKLREKSAELTRKIFADLGAWQVSQLARHPMRPYTLDYIPRVFEEFDELAGDRAFADDKAIVGGLADLDGQPVMIIGHQKGRDTHEKIRRNFGMPKPEGYRKALRLMHMAERFNLPIITFIDTPGAYPGVGAEERGQSEAIARNLKEMADLTVPIICTVIGEGGSGGALAIGVGDRVNMLQYSTYSVISPEGCASILWKSADKAPLAAEAMGVSAGQIKELGLINTIIEEPLGGAHRNHDAMAANLKATLKQQLAQLKNLSKEDLLQQRYDRIMSFGYC; encoded by the coding sequence ATGAGTTTAAATTACCTAGATTTCGAGAAACCTATTGCTGACTTGGAAGCGAAAATTGAAGAATTGCGTCTTGTTAATCAAGGCGGTGAATTCGATGTTAGCATTGAGGAAGAAATCACTAAGCTACGTGAAAAAAGCGCTGAGCTTACACGTAAAATATTTGCAGATTTAGGTGCATGGCAAGTTTCACAATTAGCCCGTCATCCTATGCGTCCTTATACATTGGACTATATTCCACGTGTATTTGAAGAATTTGATGAGCTAGCAGGTGACAGAGCTTTTGCTGATGATAAAGCGATTGTGGGCGGCTTGGCTGATTTAGATGGTCAACCTGTGATGATCATTGGCCATCAAAAAGGTCGTGATACCCATGAAAAAATTCGCCGAAATTTCGGTATGCCTAAACCTGAAGGTTACCGCAAGGCCTTGCGATTAATGCATATGGCTGAACGCTTTAATTTGCCGATTATCACCTTTATCGACACCCCTGGTGCTTATCCTGGTGTGGGCGCGGAGGAGCGTGGTCAAAGTGAAGCTATTGCAAGAAATCTAAAAGAGATGGCTGACTTAACAGTACCGATAATCTGTACTGTTATTGGTGAGGGCGGCTCTGGCGGTGCATTGGCCATAGGCGTGGGCGATCGAGTTAATATGTTGCAGTACAGTACTTACTCGGTTATTTCCCCAGAAGGATGCGCATCGATTTTGTGGAAGAGCGCAGATAAAGCACCATTAGCCGCCGAGGCTATGGGGGTCAGTGCGGGTCAAATCAAAGAGTTGGGTCTTATCAATACTATTATTGAAGAACCCCTAGGCGGCGCCCATCGCAACCATGATGCTATGGCAGCGAACTTAAAAGCCACCCTAAAACAACAGTTAGCGCAGTTGAAAAATTTGTCTAAAGAAGATTTATTACAACAGCGCTACGATAGAATTATGTCATTTGGTTATTGTTAA
- the dnaE gene encoding DNA polymerase III subunit alpha → MQSEGHVISNSFIHLRVHSDYSMMDGLNKVKPILAKVKELGMPAVAITDQMNMCGLVKYYETAHANGIKPIVGADFWVQSDEMGDEIFRLTLLAMNNQGYKNITLLISEAYQRGHVQNRAVIDKQWLVKYSAGVIIISGGISGDLGKALTKGNMPVALAMTQFYQQHFADRFYLELTRTGRPGEQEYIQRATQWAHQQALPVVATNEVCFIDQEGFAAHDIRVCIHDGYTRDDKRRPKNYSEQQYLRTSEEMCELFSDIPEALQNTVEIAKRCNVTVQLGTYFLPDFPTQGMDIKDFLVKVSKEGLERRLAFLFPDEQERKEKRPEYDERLEIELGVINQMGFPGYFLIVMEFIQWSKDNNIPVGPGRGSGAGSLVAYALDITDLDPLEYDLLFERFLNPERVSMPDFDVDFCMDRRDEVIDHVAEMYGRDAVSQIITFGTMAAKAVVRDVGRVLGHPYGFVDRISKLIPPTPGMTLEKAFVEEPRLPELYHQDEEVRDLIDMCRILEGVTRNAGKHAGGVVIAPTQITDFAPLYCDDEGKNPVTQFDKNDVETAGLVKFDFLGLRTLTIIQWAIDMVSRGKGIDIDIAAIPLVDPKCFRLLQNSETTAVFQLESRGMKDLIKRLKPDCFEDIIALVALFRPGPLQSGMVDNFIDRKHGREEISYPDAEYQHECLKEILQPTYGIILYQEQVMQIAQVMSGYSLGGADLLRRAMGKKKPEEMEKQRGSFEAGAKDNGIDPDLAIKIFDLVEKFAGYGFNKSHSAAYALVSYQTLWLKTHYPAEFMAAVMSADMDNTDKIVTLVDECNRMGLTILPPDLNAGQYKFTVDAEGRIVYGIGAIKGVGEGPIEAIIAARKEQGTFSDLFDFCTKVDLKKVNKRVLEKLVMSGAMDNLGPHRACLMATLPEAIAAADQHAKAESHGQSDMFGLLTTEPDQIEQAFANVPTWPEKVWLDGEKETLGLYLTGHPINQYEQELKHYSSSRLVDLKPTSKEITSTAVGLVIGVRVMTNKKGRRWAIVTLDDKSARIDARFFPDMYEKYEELLQPDRILLISGQVSFDEFSGGNTISGRDAMDIVQAREKNVKCLGLEVNSDWCNQATVAKLQAILQNYQGGSCPINMRVLHPDAEMVLAFGAQWYVTPEDQLIYELQQMLSKQAVQLQFS, encoded by the coding sequence ATGCAGTCTGAAGGCCACGTCATTTCCAATAGTTTTATTCATCTAAGGGTCCATAGCGATTACTCGATGATGGATGGCTTAAACAAAGTTAAACCCATTTTGGCCAAGGTCAAAGAATTGGGAATGCCTGCTGTTGCGATTACCGATCAGATGAATATGTGTGGTTTGGTTAAGTACTATGAAACAGCCCATGCTAACGGCATTAAGCCTATTGTAGGGGCTGATTTTTGGGTGCAAAGTGATGAAATGGGCGATGAGATATTTCGCTTAACTTTGCTGGCGATGAACAATCAGGGTTACAAAAATATTACTCTGTTGATATCCGAAGCCTATCAACGTGGCCATGTACAAAACAGAGCGGTAATTGACAAGCAGTGGCTGGTTAAATACTCAGCTGGCGTGATCATCATATCGGGGGGGATTTCCGGCGATTTAGGGAAAGCCCTGACAAAAGGTAATATGCCAGTGGCACTTGCCATGACCCAATTTTATCAGCAGCACTTTGCCGATAGGTTCTATTTAGAATTGACTCGTACCGGTCGACCGGGAGAACAGGAGTATATCCAACGAGCCACTCAATGGGCCCATCAGCAAGCATTACCCGTGGTGGCCACTAATGAAGTGTGCTTTATCGATCAAGAAGGTTTTGCGGCACATGATATTCGGGTCTGTATTCATGATGGCTACACCAGAGACGACAAACGACGTCCTAAAAACTATAGCGAACAACAATATTTACGCACAAGTGAAGAGATGTGTGAGTTGTTTTCGGACATTCCAGAAGCTCTGCAAAATACCGTCGAAATCGCCAAACGCTGTAATGTTACCGTTCAATTAGGCACTTACTTTTTGCCAGATTTCCCTACCCAGGGAATGGATATCAAAGACTTTCTGGTCAAGGTATCTAAAGAGGGGCTAGAGCGTCGATTAGCATTTTTATTTCCCGATGAACAAGAGCGTAAAGAAAAGCGCCCGGAATATGATGAGCGTCTAGAAATTGAATTAGGCGTTATCAACCAAATGGGTTTTCCGGGTTACTTTTTGATCGTAATGGAGTTTATTCAGTGGAGTAAAGATAACAATATTCCGGTCGGGCCTGGACGGGGTTCGGGTGCCGGTTCCTTGGTTGCCTATGCCTTGGATATTACCGATCTGGATCCGCTGGAATACGATCTATTATTCGAACGTTTCTTGAACCCTGAACGGGTTTCGATGCCAGATTTCGACGTCGATTTCTGTATGGATCGTCGGGACGAGGTAATTGATCATGTCGCCGAAATGTATGGTCGAGATGCGGTATCACAGATCATAACCTTTGGTACCATGGCAGCTAAAGCCGTAGTGCGTGATGTTGGTCGTGTGTTGGGCCATCCATATGGATTTGTCGATAGGATATCTAAGTTGATCCCGCCAACCCCTGGGATGACCTTAGAAAAAGCCTTTGTAGAAGAGCCTCGATTACCAGAGCTATATCATCAAGATGAGGAAGTCAGGGATCTCATCGACATGTGCCGTATCTTGGAAGGGGTAACTCGTAACGCAGGTAAACATGCCGGTGGTGTGGTTATCGCGCCTACCCAAATAACTGATTTTGCGCCTTTGTATTGTGATGATGAAGGCAAGAACCCCGTCACCCAGTTTGATAAAAATGATGTCGAAACAGCCGGACTGGTTAAGTTCGATTTCTTGGGATTACGCACACTGACAATTATTCAGTGGGCTATTGATATGGTTTCCCGTGGCAAAGGCATTGATATTGATATAGCAGCAATTCCTTTAGTAGATCCTAAGTGTTTTAGGCTGTTACAAAATTCAGAAACCACCGCAGTATTCCAGTTGGAATCTCGCGGTATGAAGGATCTGATAAAACGTCTAAAGCCAGATTGTTTCGAAGATATTATTGCATTGGTAGCTTTGTTCCGACCCGGCCCGCTGCAGTCAGGCATGGTAGATAACTTTATTGATCGTAAGCATGGTCGAGAAGAGATCTCCTATCCTGATGCCGAATATCAGCATGAATGCCTTAAAGAAATTCTGCAGCCCACATACGGAATCATTCTTTACCAAGAACAGGTCATGCAGATTGCTCAGGTTATGTCTGGCTATAGTCTTGGCGGCGCCGATTTGCTTCGCCGCGCTATGGGTAAGAAAAAACCAGAAGAAATGGAAAAGCAAAGGGGCTCTTTTGAAGCGGGAGCAAAAGACAATGGCATTGACCCTGACCTGGCGATCAAAATATTCGATCTGGTAGAAAAGTTTGCGGGCTACGGATTTAACAAGTCTCACTCGGCAGCTTATGCCTTAGTGTCTTATCAAACCTTGTGGCTTAAAACCCATTATCCGGCTGAGTTTATGGCTGCGGTAATGTCTGCAGATATGGACAACACCGATAAAATTGTGACCTTGGTAGATGAATGTAATCGGATGGGTTTAACCATATTACCGCCTGATTTGAATGCCGGTCAGTACAAGTTCACCGTCGATGCTGAAGGTCGTATTGTATATGGCATAGGTGCCATAAAAGGGGTCGGTGAAGGTCCTATAGAAGCGATTATCGCTGCACGAAAAGAGCAGGGTACATTTTCGGATCTATTTGATTTTTGTACCAAAGTAGATCTGAAGAAGGTCAATAAACGGGTACTAGAAAAATTGGTTATGTCTGGTGCTATGGATAATTTAGGTCCGCATCGGGCTTGCCTAATGGCTACCTTACCAGAGGCAATAGCGGCAGCGGATCAACACGCTAAAGCCGAATCTCATGGACAATCTGACATGTTTGGCTTGTTGACCACAGAACCGGATCAAATAGAGCAAGCCTTTGCCAATGTACCTACCTGGCCTGAGAAAGTGTGGTTAGACGGTGAAAAAGAAACCCTTGGCCTATACTTAACCGGACACCCTATCAATCAGTATGAGCAGGAGCTTAAACACTATAGCTCATCAAGATTGGTTGACTTAAAACCGACCAGTAAAGAGATTACATCGACTGCAGTCGGCTTAGTCATAGGTGTCCGGGTTATGACCAATAAAAAGGGCCGGCGCTGGGCCATAGTCACATTAGATGATAAGAGTGCTAGGATAGATGCAAGGTTTTTCCCCGATATGTACGAAAAATATGAGGAACTCCTGCAACCTGACCGAATTTTGCTCATATCCGGACAGGTCAGCTTTGATGAATTCTCTGGTGGCAATACAATATCGGGCCGTGATGCGATGGATATCGTGCAAGCACGGGAGAAAAACGTAAAATGTTTGGGTTTAGAAGTTAATTCGGACTGGTGTAACCAAGCAACAGTGGCTAAACTGCAAGCAATTTTACAAAATTATCAAGGTGGAAGTTGCCCGATTAATATGCGAGTGCTTCACCCTGATGCTGAAATGGTTTTAGCATTTGGGGCACAGTGGTATGTGACACCGGAAGATCAGTTAATTTACGAATTGCAGCAAATGCTGTCTAAACAGGCAGTACAGTTGCAGTTCAGTTGA
- the rnhB gene encoding ribonuclease HII yields the protein MVFLAGVDEVGRGPLVGDVVTAAVILDPHKPIDGLNDSKKLSEKKRNALFQQILDCSLSWAIGRASPQEIDHLNILQATMLAMTRAVDGLSIRPDFVKVDGNRCPNWGYASEAIVKGDGSVAEISAASILAKVTRDQEMQALHLQYPQYGFDQHKGYPTKAHMQKLAEFGPTKEYRMSFKPVQQALLQHSGVVHAV from the coding sequence ATGGTTTTTTTGGCGGGTGTAGACGAAGTAGGGCGAGGTCCTTTGGTGGGCGATGTGGTTACCGCTGCAGTGATTTTGGACCCGCATAAACCGATCGACGGATTAAACGACTCAAAGAAATTGAGCGAAAAGAAACGCAATGCTTTATTTCAGCAAATATTAGATTGCAGTTTAAGTTGGGCTATTGGGCGGGCAAGCCCGCAAGAAATTGATCATTTAAATATTTTACAAGCTACTATGTTAGCCATGACACGGGCAGTAGATGGTCTCAGCATACGACCCGATTTCGTAAAAGTGGATGGCAATCGTTGTCCCAATTGGGGGTATGCTAGCGAAGCCATAGTTAAAGGTGATGGCAGTGTCGCTGAGATTTCAGCGGCTTCTATACTGGCGAAAGTCACCCGAGATCAGGAGATGCAAGCATTGCATTTGCAATACCCTCAATATGGCTTTGATCAACATAAAGGTTATCCAACAAAGGCGCATATGCAAAAATTAGCGGAATTTGGCCCAACCAAAGAATATCGAATGAGTTTTAAACCTGTACAACAGGCTTTGTTGCAGCATAGCGGAGTGGTTCATGCAGTCTGA
- the lpxB gene encoding lipid-A-disaccharide synthase yields the protein MSAKPLKIAIVAGEASGDVLAAGLIKQIRQIHPDAIIEGIAGPNMLQQGCKTLFDMEELSVMGLVEVLSRIRRLLHIRKTVFEYFKANKPDVYIGVDAPDFNLPLEKKLKKLGIKTVHYVSPTVWAWRENRIYGIGEATNLVLSIFPFEKQVYDKHGFPCRFVGHTMADDIPLQPDQQLARQSFTDLAVGADEKVLALLPGSRAGEVNMLLDIFLQSAALASNTIGPLRVLIPAVNELRKQQIELIVSQFKQQQDYPEGLTVSVLLGQSRNVMIAADAILLASGTASLEAMLCKRPMVVAYRLRWLTHQMMKKLYKAKYFSLPNLLADQKIVPELLQDDVNPATIVEYIVPMLQGENSQVSQKFVDLHKMLKQDADKQSALAVLELIEGPKRD from the coding sequence ATGTCCGCCAAGCCCCTTAAAATTGCAATTGTTGCCGGAGAAGCCTCCGGTGACGTACTTGCAGCAGGTCTTATCAAACAAATAAGACAGATACACCCAGATGCAATCATTGAAGGGATTGCCGGTCCCAACATGTTACAGCAAGGGTGTAAGACGCTGTTTGACATGGAAGAGTTATCAGTCATGGGGTTGGTAGAGGTTTTATCGCGAATTCGCCGACTGCTGCATATCCGCAAAACAGTATTTGAATATTTCAAAGCCAACAAGCCCGATGTCTATATCGGCGTGGATGCCCCTGATTTTAATCTCCCACTTGAAAAGAAATTAAAAAAACTCGGTATTAAAACGGTGCACTATGTGAGCCCAACTGTGTGGGCATGGCGTGAAAATCGTATCTATGGGATTGGTGAAGCCACCAACCTAGTGCTGAGTATTTTTCCGTTTGAGAAGCAAGTCTACGACAAACATGGTTTTCCCTGTCGTTTCGTTGGCCACACTATGGCCGATGATATTCCACTGCAACCTGATCAACAGCTAGCTCGACAGTCATTTACTGACCTAGCCGTTGGGGCCGACGAAAAAGTTCTGGCCTTATTACCCGGTAGTCGTGCCGGTGAAGTCAATATGCTGCTGGATATTTTCCTTCAAAGTGCAGCGCTTGCAAGTAACACAATAGGGCCGCTACGTGTTCTGATCCCAGCGGTTAATGAGCTTCGAAAACAGCAGATTGAATTAATTGTTAGTCAATTCAAACAACAGCAAGATTATCCTGAGGGATTAACCGTATCGGTTTTGCTCGGTCAGTCACGTAATGTGATGATTGCCGCGGATGCAATTCTGCTTGCCTCTGGCACGGCCTCTTTGGAAGCCATGTTATGCAAACGACCTATGGTAGTGGCTTACCGGTTAAGATGGCTTACTCATCAAATGATGAAGAAGCTGTACAAAGCGAAATATTTCTCATTGCCGAATTTGTTGGCAGACCAGAAAATTGTGCCTGAATTACTCCAAGATGATGTCAACCCGGCCACTATAGTCGAGTATATTGTCCCGATGTTGCAAGGTGAGAATAGCCAAGTTAGCCAAAAATTTGTAGACCTACATAAAATGTTAAAACAAGATGCAGATAAACAATCTGCACTTGCCGTACTGGAATTAATTGAAGGGCCGAAACGTGACTAA
- the lpxA gene encoding acyl-ACP--UDP-N-acetylglucosamine O-acyltransferase, translating into MIHQTAIIHPSAKLAADVQVGAYTLIDADVEIGSGTIIESHVVIKGPTKIGKNNHFFQFASVGEQCQDKKYAGEPTRLEIGDNNVFRECVTLHRGTVQDNSLTSIGSNNLLMAYVHVAHDCMVGNDNILANNTTLAGHVHLGDSVILGGMTAVHQFCHIGSHSFTGGGCVVLRDIPPFVMVSGTDNTPAGINSEGLRRRGFDKDAILQIRRAYKILYRSGNRAEEAVEKLREMAKETSEVGQMAEFVANSSRGIIR; encoded by the coding sequence GTGATCCATCAAACTGCTATAATTCATCCTTCTGCAAAATTAGCTGCTGACGTCCAGGTTGGCGCTTACACTTTGATCGACGCCGATGTTGAAATTGGCAGCGGCACTATTATTGAGTCACACGTGGTGATCAAAGGCCCAACAAAAATAGGCAAGAACAACCACTTTTTTCAATTTGCGTCTGTCGGCGAGCAATGCCAAGACAAGAAATACGCTGGTGAGCCTACCAGACTAGAAATTGGCGATAATAATGTGTTCCGTGAGTGTGTCACACTGCACAGAGGCACCGTACAAGACAACAGCTTAACCTCTATCGGCTCTAACAACTTGTTGATGGCGTATGTCCACGTAGCTCATGATTGTATGGTCGGTAACGATAATATCCTTGCCAACAATACTACCTTAGCAGGCCATGTGCATTTAGGTGATTCAGTGATCCTTGGTGGAATGACTGCCGTGCATCAATTTTGCCATATTGGTTCGCATAGTTTTACCGGTGGTGGCTGTGTGGTGCTTCGTGATATTCCACCTTTCGTGATGGTAAGCGGAACTGACAATACACCGGCGGGAATTAATTCCGAAGGCTTACGTCGAAGAGGTTTCGATAAAGATGCCATTCTTCAAATCCGTCGAGCCTATAAAATACTCTATCGTAGCGGAAATCGCGCCGAAGAGGCAGTTGAGAAATTACGTGAAATGGCCAAAGAAACTAGCGAAGTAGGTCAAATGGCAGAATTCGTCGCGAATTCATCCAGAGGCATCATTCGTTAG
- the fabZ gene encoding 3-hydroxyacyl-ACP dehydratase FabZ: MADHLNPIEIEEILELLPHRYPFLLIDRVTDYTLGDSIKAYKNITFNEPCFTGHFPGKPIFPGVLILEAMAQAAGVLGFKTAGNTDELYLYAGIDNARFKLPVVPGDRLDFDVVLVKERRGIWKFRGTASVDGKEACIAEFMCAMRKM, translated from the coding sequence TTGGCCGACCATTTAAACCCTATCGAAATAGAAGAAATACTAGAGCTGTTACCCCACAGATATCCCTTTTTGTTGATTGACAGAGTAACTGACTACACCTTGGGTGATTCAATTAAAGCCTATAAAAACATTACTTTTAACGAGCCATGTTTCACCGGTCATTTTCCGGGTAAGCCGATTTTCCCTGGCGTATTGATACTAGAAGCCATGGCACAAGCGGCCGGTGTACTAGGTTTTAAAACGGCTGGAAATACAGATGAGTTATACTTGTATGCTGGCATAGACAATGCACGTTTTAAACTTCCAGTTGTTCCTGGTGACAGACTGGACTTTGACGTTGTGTTAGTCAAAGAACGGCGTGGGATCTGGAAATTCCGCGGAACGGCAAGTGTTGATGGAAAGGAAGCCTGTATAGCTGAATTTATGTGTGCAATGAGGAAAATGTAA
- the lpxD gene encoding UDP-3-O-(3-hydroxymyristoyl)glucosamine N-acyltransferase: MQSISLKSLAEKIGATLHLSGDDNEDTQINSLGTLAGAGIGQISFLSNSKYRNQLADTTAQAVILHPDELSHCPSTALVHTNPYVGFALAAQALDTTPDAASGIAASAVIAEDAVLGTGVSIGPNAVIESGVVLGDHVQVGAGCFIGKNCQIGSYTKLWANVSLYHNTIMGEQCLVQSATVIGSDGFGYANDKGRWIKIPQLGKVVIGNRVEIGASTTIDRGALEDTIIADGVIIDNQVQLAHNVHLGENTAMAACSVIAGSTKLGRNCSIAGLCGINGHIDICDNVHFTGMSMVTKSISEAGVYSSGMPAVSNREWRKNAVYLRQISSIADRVKALEKQHSK; the protein is encoded by the coding sequence ATGCAGTCAATCAGTCTTAAGTCATTGGCAGAAAAGATAGGTGCAACGTTACATTTATCTGGCGATGATAACGAAGATACCCAGATAAATAGTTTGGGAACCTTGGCCGGTGCGGGCATTGGTCAGATTTCTTTTTTGTCCAATAGCAAGTATCGTAATCAACTTGCTGACACGACAGCACAAGCTGTAATTCTACATCCTGATGAATTATCCCATTGCCCTAGTACAGCGTTAGTGCATACAAATCCTTATGTGGGTTTTGCACTAGCTGCCCAAGCTCTTGATACCACTCCTGACGCCGCCTCAGGCATAGCTGCAAGCGCAGTGATAGCCGAGGACGCGGTGCTTGGGACAGGTGTCAGTATTGGTCCCAATGCGGTAATAGAGTCGGGTGTAGTGCTAGGCGATCATGTGCAAGTTGGTGCTGGGTGTTTTATTGGTAAAAACTGTCAGATTGGCAGCTATACTAAATTATGGGCAAATGTTTCCCTCTATCATAATACAATTATGGGTGAGCAATGCTTAGTGCAATCGGCTACAGTGATAGGTAGCGACGGTTTCGGCTATGCCAATGACAAAGGTCGATGGATTAAAATCCCGCAACTTGGAAAAGTTGTGATAGGCAACCGAGTTGAAATTGGAGCCAGTACTACAATCGATCGCGGTGCGCTAGAAGATACCATCATTGCAGACGGCGTTATCATTGATAACCAAGTACAACTCGCCCATAACGTACACTTGGGAGAAAACACTGCGATGGCTGCCTGCAGCGTAATCGCTGGAAGTACTAAACTTGGGCGTAATTGTTCTATTGCGGGATTATGCGGTATCAACGGGCATATCGATATTTGTGATAATGTCCATTTCACTGGTATGAGTATGGTAACAAAAAGTATCAGCGAAGCCGGGGTGTATTCATCTGGGATGCCGGCTGTTTCCAATCGGGAATGGCGCAAAAATGCCGTTTATTTAAGACAAATTTCATCTATTGCTGATCGTGTCAAAGCGTTGGAAAAACAACATTCAAAATAG